One part of the [Synechococcus] sp. NIES-970 genome encodes these proteins:
- a CDS encoding putative transposase: protein MRISKLYMTPSPPRKLLDVVREVIRLKHYSYRTEQSYLDWIRRYLRYHNGKHPRDMGKPEIQAFLTHLAVEGHVAASTQNQALSALLFLYRNVLEIEIEGISEFARAKRPKRLPTVLTKSEVQAVMQHLTGVERLVIQLLYGSGLRLSEALNLRVKDVDFAQNQLIIRDTKGNEDRVTPLPNTMQVALKGHLEAVRRVHQQDLDWGYGSVYLPYALAKKYPNADRSWIWQYIFPSYALSQDPRSGVTRRHHLSESSIQKALKKAVQRSEVSKRVSCHTFRHSFATHLLQNGYDIRTVQELLGHKDVKTTMIYTHVLNRGGYAVRSPLDD from the coding sequence ATGCGGATTTCAAAGCTTTATATGACACCATCCCCACCGCGTAAGTTGTTGGATGTGGTGCGTGAGGTCATTCGTCTCAAGCATTACTCCTACCGCACTGAGCAGAGTTATCTGGACTGGATTAGGCGGTATTTGCGTTATCACAATGGTAAGCATCCCCGTGACATGGGCAAACCGGAAATTCAAGCTTTTTTGACTCATTTGGCTGTGGAGGGTCATGTTGCCGCTTCGACCCAAAATCAAGCCTTGAGTGCGTTGTTGTTTCTCTACCGTAATGTGTTGGAAATTGAGATCGAAGGCATTTCTGAATTCGCTAGAGCCAAACGCCCGAAACGCTTGCCAACTGTCCTCACAAAGTCTGAAGTACAAGCAGTAATGCAGCATTTAACAGGGGTTGAGCGGTTGGTGATTCAGTTGTTGTATGGCAGTGGGTTGAGATTGTCTGAAGCTTTGAACTTACGGGTCAAGGATGTGGATTTTGCCCAAAATCAATTGATTATCCGTGATACGAAGGGGAATGAGGATCGAGTTACACCACTACCGAATACGATGCAAGTTGCGCTCAAAGGTCATTTGGAAGCAGTGAGAAGGGTACATCAACAGGATTTGGATTGGGGTTATGGTTCGGTTTATTTGCCCTATGCTTTGGCGAAAAAATATCCCAATGCCGATCGCAGTTGGATTTGGCAATATATTTTTCCGTCCTATGCCCTATCTCAAGATCCTCGATCTGGGGTGACGAGGCGGCATCATCTTAGTGAAAGTTCAATTCAAAAGGCGTTAAAAAAGGCTGTTCAGCGTTCAGAGGTGTCAAAACGAGTGAGTTGTCACACCTTTCGCCATAGTTTTGCGACTCACCTCCTCCAAAATGGCTACGATATTCGCACCGTGCAGGAACTTTTGGGTCATAAGGATGTGAAGACAACGATGATTTATACCCATGTCCTTAACCGTGGTGGCTATGCGGTACGTAGTCCCTTAGATGATTGA
- the argH_2 gene encoding argininosuccinate lyase: protein MLVEDLAPKQVVAARNSYGGTGFEQVKQAIAEAKVIVGE, encoded by the coding sequence ATGCTTGTAGAAGATCTTGCCCCGAAACAAGTGGTTGCTGCGCGGAATAGTTATGGTGGTACAGGGTTCGAGCAGGTGAAACAGGCGATCGCCGAGGCAAAGGTAATCGTTGGGGAATAG
- a CDS encoding hypothetical protein (conserved hypothetical protein) has protein sequence MASITLDFSDTQFQRLQDLAAMHGIAIEVLLKASLEDWLNSQKTGFADTADYVLTKNAELYQRLA, from the coding sequence GTGGCTTCTATTACCCTTGATTTTTCAGATACTCAATTCCAAAGACTGCAAGATTTAGCAGCCATGCATGGGATTGCGATAGAAGTTTTATTGAAGGCAAGTCTAGAGGATTGGCTTAATTCTCAAAAAACAGGGTTTGCTGATACAGCTGATTATGTTCTCACAAAAAATGCTGAATTGTATCAGCGGTTAGCATAG
- a CDS encoding GCN5-related N-acetyltransferase yields MIETEIIPYREEFKEQVLDLVISAWQPVFEKTIKEVPRFVYDNFWPKGWQVRQIAEVSSLLDSNPENVWLAFEGDSLAGFIAVAIHPEDRMGEISIVAVSPGHQRKGVGKELVHFAEQYIRDSGMNMVMVETVGDSGHKPARSTYEALGYVQWPVARYFKEL; encoded by the coding sequence ATGATTGAGACCGAAATTATCCCTTATCGTGAAGAGTTCAAGGAACAGGTTCTTGATTTGGTCATAAGTGCTTGGCAACCAGTGTTTGAGAAGACCATCAAGGAAGTTCCACGTTTTGTCTACGATAACTTTTGGCCGAAAGGCTGGCAGGTTCGTCAGATTGCAGAGGTGTCCTCGCTGCTTGATAGCAATCCTGAGAATGTATGGCTGGCGTTTGAAGGAGACTCGCTGGCCGGATTTATCGCTGTTGCAATTCATCCAGAGGATCGAATGGGTGAGATCTCGATAGTTGCTGTGTCTCCTGGCCATCAACGAAAGGGGGTTGGGAAAGAGCTTGTACATTTTGCGGAGCAGTATATACGCGATAGCGGGATGAATATGGTGATGGTCGAAACCGTAGGAGACTCTGGTCACAAGCCAGCTCGGAGTACATATGAAGCCCTCGGGTATGTGCAGTGGCCTGTGGCTCGGTATTTTAAGGAACTTTAG
- a CDS encoding hypothetical protein (Cupin 2 conserved barrel domain protein): MEPRIFSVEKHIRPSDGEPIRSVVLATKDSTVVVWHAHPGQEIAAHIHPHGQDTWTVISGEAEYYQGDGMVAHLKAGDIAIAKPGQVHGALNSGSVPFVFVSVVGSASGNAGFALAEK; the protein is encoded by the coding sequence ATGGAACCAAGAATATTTTCGGTAGAAAAACATATCCGTCCATCCGACGGTGAACCAATTCGTTCAGTGGTTCTGGCAACTAAAGACTCAACAGTTGTTGTTTGGCACGCCCATCCTGGGCAAGAAATAGCCGCTCACATTCACCCCCACGGCCAAGATACTTGGACAGTTATCTCTGGAGAAGCTGAATATTACCAAGGAGATGGCATGGTTGCCCATCTGAAGGCTGGCGATATTGCGATCGCAAAACCTGGGCAGGTGCATGGTGCTTTGAATTCTGGTTCAGTGCCATTTGTATTTGTCTCAGTGGTTGGATCTGCATCTGGCAACGCGGGTTTTGCGTTGGCTGAAAAATAG
- a CDS encoding hypothetical protein (conserved hypothetical protein), with product MSLAASQSWICVHVPEAQYSVYQGGSHADGTFMRVYVPESASQPGKKLNAILYLHGFALCMPSFYEAHLVELVKQGYIVFFPDFQRSFYPNTPPQAPTPPRLSQPHRQRWLAAAMQTQRPAQKTLSTEELQPLFSEVYERNDTGLSRGLSAFKTGDLRRVAWALVVIILLLTVCSWFRREYGKNLIHLLSTVGLSLVHAPTEWLTNAIALTEDAWDYLSAQEPYTHWNQESLDTFAFGHSLGGLIALSLPAALKDSPNNRFFPKQIVTADPAVSTEMGIPKFAIWILKLFRSPFTADPILIQDTGQELKQPVAILHGGSDTLVPPSQWVDPMRGQTVSNYEAIASENKAIYFSYSNPENNPPLVAFHNQAVTSTQYYDDALFENFGGVKDGPNAYNTDYVWPGITKIFMNVATPENLLSHLNTPKFQVEPTPPVKPASNWTKFAWFVGIALLLGVGFWLWRTVG from the coding sequence ATGTCACTTGCTGCTTCTCAATCTTGGATTTGTGTCCATGTGCCTGAGGCTCAATATTCTGTGTATCAAGGGGGTAGCCATGCTGATGGGACTTTTATGCGAGTTTATGTCCCGGAATCAGCTTCGCAGCCTGGCAAAAAGCTGAATGCCATTCTGTATCTACATGGGTTTGCTCTCTGTATGCCGTCTTTTTATGAGGCTCATCTGGTTGAGTTGGTCAAGCAGGGATACATTGTCTTTTTTCCTGATTTTCAACGGAGTTTTTATCCGAATACACCGCCCCAAGCGCCGACCCCACCCCGACTATCTCAGCCCCACAGACAACGATGGCTAGCGGCCGCGATGCAAACCCAAAGGCCAGCCCAGAAGACTTTATCCACAGAAGAGCTTCAACCCCTATTTTCAGAGGTTTACGAACGAAATGACACGGGTTTAAGTCGTGGCTTATCTGCATTTAAAACTGGGGACTTGCGCCGGGTGGCCTGGGCCTTGGTCGTGATTATTTTGCTGCTGACCGTGTGCAGTTGGTTTCGGCGGGAGTATGGGAAAAATTTAATTCATCTTTTGTCTACGGTGGGCTTGAGCCTGGTGCATGCGCCAACGGAATGGCTGACCAATGCGATCGCCCTTACAGAGGATGCTTGGGACTATCTGAGTGCTCAGGAGCCTTATACCCACTGGAATCAGGAGAGCTTGGATACCTTTGCCTTTGGTCATTCTTTGGGGGGGTTAATTGCCTTGAGTCTGCCTGCTGCGCTGAAAGATTCGCCCAACAATCGCTTTTTTCCGAAGCAAATCGTCACGGCCGATCCCGCCGTTAGCACGGAGATGGGCATCCCCAAATTTGCCATTTGGATTTTGAAGTTATTCCGATCTCCTTTTACGGCAGACCCGATTTTGATTCAGGATACGGGGCAAGAGCTAAAACAGCCCGTGGCAATCTTACATGGTGGTTCTGATACCTTGGTGCCGCCCAGTCAATGGGTTGATCCCATGCGGGGACAAACGGTTTCTAATTATGAGGCGATCGCCAGCGAAAATAAGGCGATTTATTTTTCCTATTCCAACCCAGAAAACAATCCGCCCCTGGTCGCCTTTCATAATCAAGCGGTCACTTCGACCCAATATTATGATGATGCTTTATTCGAGAATTTTGGCGGCGTTAAAGATGGCCCCAATGCCTACAATACTGATTATGTTTGGCCTGGGATCACGAAGATTTTCATGAATGTTGCCACGCCAGAAAATCTACTTTCACATCTCAATACACCAAAATTTCAAGTCGAACCGACTCCCCCGGTGAAGCCTGCTTCAAATTGGACGAAATTTGCGTGGTTTGTTGGAATTGCTCTATTGCTTGGCGTCGGCTTTTGGCTTTGGAGAACAGTTGGGTAA
- a CDS encoding acetyltransferase, which translates to MTYGPSPDTRHPIRGQTRLVYLKTIVTNPNIIVGDYTYYDDFENPENFERNVLYHFDFIGDRLIIGKFCSIASDVKFIMNGGNHRTDWFTNYPFPVFGQGWESAMPDEWPDKGDLIVGNDVWLGYGATLMPGVNIGDGAIVASQSVVTKSVAPYTVVGGNPAREIRQRFDDATIQTLLEIQWWQWDIEKITRNLQAICGADLEQLRQAQ; encoded by the coding sequence ATGACTTACGGCCCTTCCCCCGATACTCGACATCCTATTCGTGGCCAGACCCGCCTGGTTTACCTAAAAACCATCGTCACCAACCCCAACATCATCGTTGGGGATTACACCTACTACGATGACTTTGAAAACCCTGAAAACTTTGAGCGGAATGTACTCTATCATTTCGATTTCATTGGCGATCGCCTCATCATCGGTAAGTTCTGTTCGATCGCCTCGGATGTAAAATTCATCATGAACGGCGGTAACCATCGCACAGACTGGTTTACCAATTATCCCTTTCCGGTATTTGGCCAGGGCTGGGAGTCAGCGATGCCAGATGAATGGCCGGATAAGGGCGATCTCATCGTTGGCAATGATGTTTGGCTAGGTTATGGCGCTACTTTAATGCCAGGGGTGAACATTGGTGATGGGGCGATCGTGGCCTCTCAGTCAGTGGTAACCAAATCTGTCGCTCCTTACACCGTAGTCGGGGGCAATCCGGCCCGCGAAATTCGCCAGCGCTTTGATGATGCCACGATTCAAACCTTACTTGAAATTCAGTGGTGGCAGTGGGATATTGAAAAAATCACCCGCAATCTCCAAGCAATCTGTGGTGCTGATCTAGAACAATTGCGTCAAGCTCAGTAG
- the leuB gene encoding 3-isopropylmalate dehydrogenase produces MTQQYRITLLPGDGIGPEITAVAVAVLKTIGQQFDLEFSFTEALIGGAAIDATGEPLPQATLAACKASDAVLFAAIGGYKWDNLPREQRPETGLLGLRAGLGLFANLRPATILPQLIDASSLKREVVEGVDIMVVRELTGGIYFGKPKGIVETETGEKRGFNTMVYDESEVDRIAKVAFEIAQKRNKRLCSVDKANVLDVSQLWRDRLNLMAENYPDVELSHLYVDNAAMQLIRAPKQFDTIVTGNLFGDILSDAAAMLTGSIGMLPSASLGADGPGVYEPVHGSAPDIAGQDKANPLAMVLSAAMMLRYSFDQPAAAAKIEQAVQTVLDQGYRTGDIMSPGMIAVGCQAMGEKLLAALGPAMQS; encoded by the coding sequence ATGACCCAGCAATACCGGATTACCCTGCTCCCTGGCGATGGCATTGGCCCCGAAATTACCGCCGTGGCCGTAGCTGTGCTCAAAACCATCGGGCAACAATTTGATCTAGAGTTTTCTTTTACTGAAGCACTGATTGGGGGAGCGGCGATCGATGCCACTGGGGAACCCCTACCCCAAGCCACCCTCGCTGCCTGTAAAGCCAGTGACGCAGTTCTTTTTGCGGCGATCGGCGGCTATAAGTGGGACAACCTCCCCCGGGAACAACGGCCCGAAACCGGTTTGTTGGGCCTACGGGCAGGTCTAGGTCTTTTTGCTAATTTGCGCCCTGCTACAATTTTGCCCCAGTTGATCGATGCTTCCAGCCTCAAGCGGGAAGTGGTCGAAGGGGTAGACATCATGGTGGTGCGGGAGCTCACTGGTGGCATTTACTTCGGTAAACCCAAGGGCATTGTCGAGACGGAAACAGGCGAAAAACGTGGCTTCAATACCATGGTCTACGACGAGTCGGAAGTGGATCGCATTGCGAAAGTGGCCTTTGAAATTGCCCAAAAGCGCAATAAACGCCTCTGTTCTGTAGATAAGGCAAATGTATTGGATGTGTCACAACTGTGGCGCGATCGCCTGAATCTAATGGCCGAAAATTATCCCGATGTGGAACTGTCCCATTTGTATGTGGACAATGCCGCAATGCAATTGATCCGTGCCCCGAAACAGTTTGATACCATCGTCACTGGGAACCTATTTGGGGATATCCTCTCCGATGCGGCAGCGATGCTTACAGGCAGTATTGGCATGTTACCCTCGGCCAGTTTAGGTGCCGATGGCCCTGGGGTCTATGAGCCCGTCCATGGTTCGGCACCAGATATCGCCGGCCAGGATAAAGCAAATCCCCTGGCCATGGTGCTTAGTGCGGCGATGATGTTGCGCTATTCCTTTGACCAACCAGCAGCAGCGGCAAAAATTGAGCAGGCGGTACAAACAGTACTCGACCAGGGTTATCGCACTGGGGATATCATGTCCCCAGGGATGATCGCTGTAGGTTGCCAGGCAATGGGCGAGAAGCTCTTGGCGGCTTTAGGCCCTGCCATGCAGTCGTAA
- a CDS encoding FAD dependent oxidoreductase, putative — translation MAKLIVVGGGAAGFFGAIAAARANPKLEVIILEAGKAFLSKVKISGGGRCNVTHHCFDPLELVKAYPRGQRELRGAFSQFQPQDMIAWLRAEGVKLKTEADGRMFPVTDDAETIIQAFLRAATQAKIQCRTGAAVQSILKEETGQFQVNLKGGDRLLADAILLATGSHPSGHRLAAALGHKIIPPQPSLFTFQIKDPRLEGLAGVSVPEAIVSIKLDQKKKLEQTGPLLITHWGLSGPTVLKLSAWGARTLAENQYKMSSTVNWLPGLNPETLHAQISTFKTQHPKKKIQTLAPVEIPKRLWQSLASYVGISPEQNWADLAKKQLNRLCQELTQGAYSIQGKGVFKEEFVTCGGVSLKEVNFKTLASRRCPGLYFAGEVLDIDGITGGFNFQSAWTTSWLAGQAIANNID, via the coding sequence ATGGCAAAACTAATCGTCGTTGGGGGCGGCGCGGCTGGTTTTTTTGGGGCGATCGCCGCTGCCCGGGCCAACCCAAAGTTAGAGGTGATCATTCTCGAAGCGGGGAAAGCATTTCTCAGTAAAGTCAAAATTTCTGGGGGCGGCCGCTGCAATGTCACCCACCACTGTTTTGATCCCCTCGAATTGGTCAAGGCCTATCCCCGGGGCCAACGGGAGTTACGGGGGGCCTTTAGTCAGTTTCAACCCCAGGATATGATCGCCTGGCTGAGGGCTGAAGGGGTCAAGCTCAAAACCGAAGCTGACGGGCGGATGTTCCCAGTGACGGACGATGCCGAAACAATTATCCAGGCTTTTTTACGGGCTGCTACCCAAGCCAAGATTCAATGTCGCACCGGGGCTGCCGTCCAGAGCATTCTTAAGGAAGAAACAGGGCAATTTCAGGTCAATCTGAAGGGGGGCGATCGCCTGCTTGCCGACGCCATTTTATTGGCCACGGGGAGTCACCCATCGGGCCATCGCCTCGCCGCCGCCCTGGGTCACAAAATCATCCCGCCGCAACCGTCCCTATTTACTTTCCAGATTAAAGATCCCCGCCTCGAAGGCTTAGCCGGGGTGAGTGTCCCCGAGGCGATCGTCAGTATCAAATTGGATCAAAAAAAGAAACTCGAACAAACGGGGCCGCTTCTGATCACCCATTGGGGCCTCAGTGGGCCGACAGTACTCAAACTCTCCGCTTGGGGGGCACGTACGCTAGCAGAAAATCAGTACAAAATGTCCTCCACGGTGAATTGGCTCCCTGGTCTGAACCCAGAAACCCTCCACGCACAAATCTCTACCTTCAAAACCCAGCATCCCAAAAAGAAAATCCAGACCCTCGCCCCAGTCGAAATACCGAAGCGCCTATGGCAAAGTTTGGCAAGCTATGTGGGGATCAGCCCGGAACAAAATTGGGCGGATCTAGCCAAGAAACAACTCAATCGCCTCTGTCAAGAATTAACGCAAGGGGCTTACAGCATCCAAGGGAAAGGGGTTTTCAAGGAAGAATTTGTCACCTGTGGTGGCGTTTCTCTGAAGGAAGTTAATTTTAAAACCCTTGCTAGTCGCCGTTGTCCGGGCCTCTATTTCGCGGGGGAAGTGCTCGATATTGACGGGATCACAGGCGGCTTTAATTTCCAGAGTGCCTGGACGACCAGTTGGCTCGCGGGCCAGGCGATCGCCAACAATATTGATTAG
- a CDS encoding TldD/PmbA family protein produces the protein MVQGASSLQQQTFTDLAQAAIQLIRNQGCEYGEIRLCTYRQQRLWAQDRSLKRLSDNVSAGFGVRVLWQGSWGFAASHRRTEAEVVRIVQLAVDIAKGSYLSQREPVRLVPVPTYCDRYTTPIQIDPFSVPLTEKTDLLLDLNEQFLNYDPQIKKAYAYLSFTQEDKIFASTEGSVIEQRLYRSGAGMGCTAVADGDAQSRKYERSPLNLGYEHIEPETLKANVERVAREALEKVHAPEAPSGEATLILKPSHLWLPIHESVGHPTELDRVYGYEANFAGTSFATTNHLNQLQYAAPWVNFKADHTQPGGRSTTGYDDEGVKAQEWYVVKDGVLVDYLTDRETAHRLGRPASNGCAFADSWASVPMVRIPNLGLEPGRPGGDRTATLAEMIADTKDGYLIDGDDTFSIDQQRRNFQFGGNGVWHIKNGNLNGMVKNLTYQGLTTDFWNKVEAIAPASELEQRGTDMCGKGEPMQIAQMTHACVPIRVGPITIGR, from the coding sequence ATGGTTCAAGGCGCATCCTCTCTCCAACAACAAACCTTTACAGATCTTGCCCAGGCTGCGATCCAATTGATCCGAAATCAGGGTTGCGAGTATGGCGAAATTCGCCTCTGTACCTATCGGCAGCAACGGCTCTGGGCCCAGGATCGTTCCCTCAAACGCCTCAGTGATAATGTCAGCGCTGGTTTTGGAGTACGAGTCCTCTGGCAGGGTTCCTGGGGGTTTGCCGCCAGTCACCGCCGGACTGAGGCCGAGGTTGTACGCATTGTGCAGTTGGCAGTAGATATTGCAAAAGGAAGCTACCTCAGCCAACGGGAGCCTGTGCGTCTTGTACCTGTGCCCACCTACTGCGATCGCTACACAACGCCAATTCAAATTGATCCTTTCTCTGTACCACTGACAGAAAAGACAGATTTACTTTTAGATCTAAACGAACAATTCCTGAATTATGATCCCCAGATTAAAAAAGCCTATGCCTATTTGAGTTTTACCCAAGAGGACAAGATTTTTGCTTCCACTGAGGGGTCTGTCATTGAGCAACGGCTTTATCGCAGTGGGGCAGGGATGGGCTGTACCGCTGTTGCCGATGGGGATGCTCAAAGTCGAAAATACGAGCGATCGCCCTTAAACCTCGGCTATGAACATATCGAACCTGAGACGTTAAAGGCAAATGTTGAACGGGTCGCCCGGGAAGCCCTTGAAAAAGTCCATGCCCCCGAAGCCCCCAGCGGCGAGGCGACCTTAATCCTCAAACCCAGTCACCTGTGGCTACCGATTCACGAATCTGTCGGCCATCCCACAGAGCTAGACCGGGTCTATGGCTATGAGGCAAATTTTGCAGGGACGAGCTTCGCGACCACCAATCATCTAAATCAGTTGCAATATGCTGCCCCCTGGGTGAATTTTAAAGCTGATCACACCCAACCTGGTGGCCGCAGCACCACTGGCTATGACGATGAGGGGGTGAAAGCTCAGGAATGGTACGTGGTAAAGGATGGCGTCTTGGTAGATTATCTCACTGACCGGGAAACAGCCCACCGCCTCGGCCGCCCGGCAAGCAATGGCTGCGCCTTCGCCGATAGTTGGGCTAGTGTCCCCATGGTACGGATCCCGAATTTGGGCCTTGAACCTGGTAGACCAGGAGGCGATCGCACAGCCACCCTCGCAGAGATGATCGCCGATACCAAGGATGGTTACCTCATCGATGGAGACGATACCTTTTCCATTGACCAACAGCGGCGCAATTTTCAATTTGGGGGTAATGGGGTCTGGCACATCAAAAATGGCAATCTGAACGGCATGGTCAAAAATCTCACTTATCAGGGCTTGACCACAGACTTCTGGAATAAAGTAGAAGCGATCGCCCCGGCCTCAGAATTAGAACAACGGGGCACTGACATGTGCGGCAAAGGGGAACCGATGCAAATTGCTCAGATGACCCATGCCTGCGTACCGATCCGCGTTGGCCCAATCACGATTGGTCGGTAA
- the rsuA gene encoding RNA pseudouridylate synthase — protein sequence MAERVQKILARWGIASRRGAEKLILAGRVTLNGKPVQLGDQADPAGDRLYVDGKLLKVTERPRYHYYLIHKPKGVVSTCADPKGRPTVLDCLPKALQQGQGMHPIGRLDSQSTGALLLTNDGDLTLALTHPRYHIPKAYRVWLKGKMPKHILEQWQRGIVLDGRPTMPAQITVKTVTQDKTCLDIMLTEGRNRQIRRVADQLGFPVLKLHRFAIGDLELGDLQRGQARPLTKTEIKQLRSKHKYRSNSPFHPSAPAREYQA from the coding sequence ATGGCCGAAAGGGTGCAAAAAATTCTAGCCCGTTGGGGTATTGCGTCACGGCGGGGCGCTGAAAAGCTAATTCTTGCCGGGCGAGTGACCCTCAACGGCAAACCCGTCCAGTTAGGTGACCAAGCAGACCCCGCAGGCGATCGCCTCTATGTCGATGGGAAGCTCCTTAAAGTCACCGAACGGCCCCGTTACCATTATTACCTCATCCACAAACCCAAAGGCGTAGTGTCCACCTGTGCCGACCCAAAAGGCCGGCCGACCGTGCTAGACTGCTTGCCAAAAGCCCTCCAGCAAGGACAGGGCATGCACCCCATTGGTCGCCTCGATTCCCAATCCACAGGCGCTTTATTGTTGACTAATGACGGCGATTTGACCCTTGCTTTGACCCATCCCCGGTATCATATCCCCAAAGCCTACCGCGTGTGGTTAAAAGGAAAAATGCCAAAGCATATCCTTGAGCAGTGGCAGCGAGGAATCGTTCTCGACGGTCGCCCGACAATGCCCGCCCAAATCACCGTAAAAACCGTTACCCAAGATAAAACATGTCTTGATATCATGCTTACCGAAGGACGCAATCGCCAAATTCGTCGGGTCGCTGATCAGCTCGGTTTTCCGGTCCTAAAGCTCCACCGCTTTGCCATTGGCGACCTAGAACTGGGCGACCTTCAGCGGGGTCAAGCCCGTCCCCTCACAAAAACTGAGATCAAACAGCTGCGATCCAAACATAAGTATCGTTCTAATTCCCCATTTCATCCATCCGCCCCAGCCCGGGAGTACCAAGCATGA
- a CDS encoding hypothetical protein (conserved hypothetical protein), with protein MKETAINSLSPQQTYLDQIGSQLQQHRLAKNWSLTLVARKTKIRQTLLENIEAGRLEQLPELVYLQGLIRRYGECLGLNVETLLQDFPKLDAQHHWQLPRWSQVVSQFQLRPRHLYAVYLLMIVATVQSLGSVLRNQNPALIPQLDPALQENVPAVSPQTTAQETALSPQLSSTMTIENEDVMKEGESVVVDIRTQEMAWMRVEIDGETAFEGTLEKGTQKQWIADESVRVRSGNAGAVYITINNQPPHRLGEPGAVEEFTYQAKAAESRPKTQASS; from the coding sequence ATGAAGGAGACAGCGATTAATTCCCTTTCCCCCCAGCAAACCTACCTCGATCAGATCGGGAGCCAATTGCAGCAACATCGCCTTGCAAAAAATTGGTCACTGACCCTTGTGGCCCGCAAAACTAAAATTCGCCAAACATTGTTAGAAAACATCGAAGCAGGCCGCCTCGAACAACTGCCGGAATTGGTTTATCTCCAAGGCTTGATCCGACGTTATGGAGAATGCCTTGGCCTAAATGTCGAAACTTTGCTCCAAGATTTTCCGAAACTAGATGCCCAACATCACTGGCAACTACCCCGCTGGAGCCAAGTTGTCTCTCAGTTTCAACTGCGCCCTCGTCATTTGTATGCCGTTTATTTGCTAATGATTGTGGCGACAGTACAATCCCTTGGGAGTGTGCTGCGCAACCAAAACCCGGCCCTCATTCCCCAACTAGATCCAGCACTTCAGGAAAATGTCCCCGCCGTTAGTCCACAAACAACGGCCCAGGAGACAGCGCTTTCGCCGCAACTTTCTTCTACTATGACCATCGAAAATGAAGATGTCATGAAGGAAGGTGAATCAGTGGTCGTGGATATCCGTACCCAAGAGATGGCCTGGATGCGGGTAGAAATTGATGGGGAAACTGCCTTTGAAGGCACCTTAGAAAAAGGGACCCAAAAGCAATGGATTGCCGATGAGAGTGTGCGAGTCCGCTCAGGTAATGCCGGTGCTGTTTATATCACCATTAACAACCAGCCCCCTCACCGCTTAGGGGAGCCGGGTGCCGTTGAGGAATTCACCTATCAGGCTAAAGCTGCTGAAAGTAGACCAAAAACCCAAGCGTCTTCTTAG
- a CDS encoding hypothetical protein (conserved hypothetical protein) — protein sequence MTYGTLYLVGTPIGNLDDMTFRAIATLKTVDLIAAEDTRHTGKLLKHFQISTPQISYHDHNRQQRQHQLIAQLQDGKNIALVSDAGLPGISDPGFELVASAVEAGIVIVPIPGVSASLTGLIASGLSPEKFVFEGFLPQKKKDRTALLEQLCQEPRTIIFYEAPHRLLKTLEDLADHFGGDRPVVCARELTKLHEEFWRGTLQKALEHYRQQPPKGEFTLILGGAPRAMGVEVPTDTEILAQLQTLMVQEGLSRSAASRTLAQTLNLPRRHIYQLSTDLKD from the coding sequence ATGACCTACGGCACCCTTTACCTGGTGGGCACTCCCATCGGCAACCTCGATGATATGACCTTCCGGGCGATCGCCACCCTAAAAACGGTTGATCTCATCGCCGCAGAAGACACCAGACACACTGGCAAACTCCTCAAGCACTTCCAGATTAGCACCCCCCAGATCAGCTACCACGACCATAACCGCCAGCAACGGCAACATCAGTTAATTGCACAGCTCCAAGACGGGAAAAATATCGCCCTCGTCAGCGATGCAGGGTTACCAGGGATTAGCGATCCCGGCTTTGAATTGGTGGCCAGTGCCGTAGAGGCGGGGATTGTTATCGTACCGATCCCTGGCGTAAGTGCTAGTTTAACGGGGTTGATTGCCTCGGGACTTTCTCCTGAAAAATTTGTTTTTGAAGGCTTTTTGCCCCAGAAGAAAAAAGACCGGACAGCCCTTTTAGAGCAACTATGCCAGGAGCCCCGGACGATTATTTTTTACGAAGCCCCCCACCGCCTGCTAAAAACCCTAGAGGATTTGGCGGATCATTTTGGGGGCGATCGCCCAGTTGTCTGTGCCCGAGAACTCACTAAACTCCATGAAGAATTTTGGCGTGGCACCCTCCAAAAAGCCCTAGAACATTACCGACAGCAACCCCCCAAAGGAGAATTTACCCTCATCCTTGGGGGTGCTCCCCGGGCAATGGGCGTAGAAGTTCCCACGGATACTGAAATCCTGGCCCAATTACAAACTCTAATGGTGCAGGAGGGTCTCAGTCGCTCTGCAGCCAGTCGCACCCTCGCCCAGACTCTGAATCTTCCCCGTCGCCATATTTATCAACTCAGCACAGACTTAAAAGACTAA